The window caataaatttttttacctaatattatttgattaaattGAAGATactatatgaatatatgatgaTAGTTCAAATGCTTTGAATGCATAAAACAGTTAATGAAATATGACAATTCGATAGTGAACAGTCATAGCTTGGGAACGGTTATCATCCGCCCATGGCTATTTATACTTTCGTTTGTTATTttcaacttttgatatttcctATTTAATCAGAAAATTGAAcacagtagaacctctataaattaataatgtttgaactttgaaattttattaatctatgtatataatatatattgcatagaaattaaatgtgtttttaggtagaatattattaaatctcatcaaaaatgTATTGagtgttaaaaaatataaagataattccattgtgaatataaaacaaaccaTATAATAATAGGTCATtacttatattaaatatgtatacataaaaattattaatttattatttaatgagaccatatatttacatagaattttctaaaaaaatattatcttattattttatcgatttgtgtcaaattttaaatttgtccAAATTGGGACcggtaaaatttattaattatagaaattattaatttatcgagtattaatttatagaaggtCTACTGTAACTCGATTTTATTTCCTCTTGTATATTACTTCCTCCGTTCCCAaaagtaagattttctagaGTTTATTCTTGTtccacaaaaatagattttctatatttttaaggtattttttgtatatttttgagaaacattaactatgaatatttgaattgattaaattttattgatagatggttattggaaagtgtattaaaaagtaaattatagattaaattataaatatttattatattcttaataAACGTGAAAGCTCTAGAAGATCTTACTTTCAGGAACAGAAGGAATAGCTTCTTGTACACCCACTCCCACAATCCCAAGGCCATTTCTCTTCCATGCGAGGTAAACggtcaaaaacaaaaatattagagCGTTCTAGAGTTGAGGtcctaaaagtatatatatactcttAGGACCCCAACATAACTCCCTGTTGGAGGTGCTATGACCTAACTTCTCTTAAGTGACGTCATGATAGATTAATAGTAAAAGATTGAAAGTATATACAGTAAATCATTTGTATGGGATTTATGAAGGAATCATATTGTTAACATACGACTAAAATGCTGCATCTTACAATAAATGCAGTGGCCATACTAGTTCGGCTTATTATGAACGATCTTTTGTTGTAGGGTAACAATGCTACTTGGTTTAAAAGtataatcaaaatataagtTTGATAGGTGGTGCCGGCCAGTGGGTACTCTCCTAAGTGCAACCCAAAAACGAAGAGTTGTAAAGAAGGATTATTCAACGAACTGGGTTGCCCTTAAAGATGGGTAATATTACAAGTCTTCAGGGAAATAAATTCTGCAACATAACTGTCAACTCTTCAGAATGGCAGTATACACATCAATGAATGACTGAAACCCACCCGTTTCGTTTAAAATGTTTTTCTATGTACAATCACTTCCCAATCTTTGCCGACATTTTGTTCAGTTTAGCGTGTGGTTAAAGCTAGTACAAGTACATTTTAGTCTTAAAGTGCTTCACAAGTTTAGGGTGTCCATTTTTTCATATCTCGAGTGTTAACTTCATCTCAAACGTTTTCTTCTTTGAAATTGAATACAAAAATGAAGCAGAAGCTCATGATTAGTTGTCAGTTGATCATATATATTTCTAAGTTCTAAATAAGAGCACAAGCATTAGTCGGTACCTTTAAGAGAGTATCTTTagacatttattttaaatttttagttatttttaaatataaaagagGGTTAGACCAATTAAAAGAGCACACATACATAAAGAGTACCTCAAACTTTGCTTTACAATCTCTTCCCGCAGAGACGATTCTGAGCATTTGCCACTGTCTCTCCCTTTTTAacttcttttaattattttaagcaCAAGAGACTTAACGAGAGACTGTCACTGATGGTGGCCTAAGACCATCATTATCCCTATAACCCCATTTGGGTTTCTTAATgacttatttaataataaaagttaGTTAAGAAATTTAATTAAGAAACCCATAGATTTTGTGCTCCATTGGAAGTTTCTCAATGaagggttcttaaaaaaaaataaagaaggaaTGTAGATGATTTTATATAGAGAAGGAGAGAATTTGTTTTACACTTGTTTGGAGAAGAGTTTTAAAAACAATACTTTCACTACAAGATACACTACAACCAGAATAGACATTCACTAATGATCCTCTAGTTCATAAGATCAAGCACAAGAAATAGAAGTCATACTACATACCGGCAACAGAGATCTGAGTAACGTCTATAGCACTAACGCATATCCATTTTGCAGCCTCAGTGCCAAAAGCTACTAGGAGAGACTGAAGGCCCATTGCTCTGTCTCCTTCAACACTTTTGAAGTTATAAACAATCGCTATTCCCAACTGCAAATAAATGTATTGATAAGTGCTAAACTCCAAAACACCGCTGGAATGTATATATAGAGCTTACCTTAAGAGGTGGAGCAGAGTATATATAAGATAACAAGGACCCTCCCAAAGCAAGATAGAACAAAGCGGGAGTGGTATGCCCTGCATGTAAAAGGGAAGGTTTTAGCAATTTTGATGTAAGCTTTTAACTGTACTTGTTACATCAAAAACCACCAACATAATGCAGACCACTACCACGAGATGCTCCCAATGCTCCACTCTGTGATGAATCTCTCAATGCTCCCACTACAAGACATAACACAAGCATTATCAGTCTGTGACATAGAAAAGCACAAGACATTACTCAAGCACAagacattatttaaaaaagactagagaaaaaaacattggcgtggagagaaaaagaagaagaagaagacagacTGTAGCAATAGTAtttcctctcttcttctcttcggGAGCTTTATCAATTTCATCAAAGGCAATAGCTTTAGCTTTTCTCTCTTCAGCAAGAACCTAAACAATAAGTAGAATCCCTATATCAACTTGGAAAAAAAAAGCCTTTCCTTTAATTAGAAACGCTCATCACGTGTTTAA is drawn from Brassica rapa cultivar Chiifu-401-42 chromosome A05, CAAS_Brap_v3.01, whole genome shotgun sequence and contains these coding sequences:
- the LOC103869777 gene encoding chlorophyll synthase, chloroplastic-like isoform X2 — encoded protein: MGALRDSSQSGALGASRGHTTPALFYLALGGSLLSYIYSAPPLKLGIAIVYNFKSVEGDRAMGLQSLLVAFGTEAAKWICVSAIDVTQISVAGM
- the LOC103869777 gene encoding chlorophyll synthase, chloroplastic-like isoform X1, which gives rise to MGALRDSSQSGALGASRGSGHTTPALFYLALGGSLLSYIYSAPPLKLGIAIVYNFKSVEGDRAMGLQSLLVAFGTEAAKWICVSAIDVTQISVAGM
- the LOC103869777 gene encoding chlorophyll synthase, chloroplastic-like isoform X3; translated protein: MGALRDSSQSGALGASRHTTPALFYLALGGSLLSYIYSAPPLKLGIAIVYNFKSVEGDRAMGLQSLLVAFGTEAAKWICVSAIDVTQISVAGM